A single window of Rhodococcus jostii RHA1 DNA harbors:
- a CDS encoding response regulator transcription factor: MRIAVVEDDDGVGNAIVAGLTRQAHQPVRMKFGSELLLHHGEVDFVLLDLGLPDRDGLEVLRQLRQVSAVPVIILTARDDERSVVRGLRGGADDYLVKPARMSELFARIEVVRRRSMAVEGGAPREVVTGDVRVDLDSRTVTVAGTEVDLTSKEFALLEILLENPGAAVSRQQLMDRVWGDAFVAVSRSLDVHIGTLRAKLDRPGLISTIRGFGYRWVC; encoded by the coding sequence ATGCGCATCGCGGTGGTCGAAGACGACGACGGCGTCGGCAACGCAATCGTTGCGGGACTGACCCGGCAGGCACACCAGCCCGTGCGGATGAAGTTCGGGTCGGAACTGCTGCTGCACCACGGCGAGGTGGACTTCGTCCTGCTCGATCTGGGGTTACCGGACCGCGACGGGCTCGAGGTGTTGCGTCAGCTCCGCCAGGTCAGTGCCGTCCCCGTCATCATCCTGACCGCCCGCGACGACGAACGTTCGGTGGTGCGCGGCCTGCGTGGCGGCGCCGACGACTACCTCGTCAAGCCCGCGCGTATGTCCGAGCTTTTCGCTCGCATCGAAGTGGTGCGCCGGCGAAGTATGGCCGTCGAAGGCGGCGCACCACGTGAAGTGGTCACCGGCGACGTCCGCGTCGACCTCGATTCCCGCACCGTCACCGTGGCGGGCACCGAGGTCGACCTGACGTCGAAGGAATTCGCCCTCCTCGAGATCCTGCTCGAGAACCCGGGGGCCGCGGTCAGCCGTCAGCAACTGATGGACCGGGTGTGGGGTGACGCGTTCGTGGCGGTCTCGCGTTCGCTCGACGTCCACATCGGCACACTGC
- a CDS encoding MFS transporter has product MRHTTSNPTSSTGERRVVANVVRGCIGNLVEWYDWFVYAAFSVFFAASFFPQSSTTAQLLSTALVFAVGFLMRPIGGYILGRYADRYGRKNALTLSVLMMAAGSLIIAATPSFEAIGMLAPALLVMARLIQGLSVGGEFASSATYLSEVATPGRRGFYSSFQYVSIILGQLAALGVQIILLQLLTIDQMQAWGWRIPFVIGAIAAVTVMLFRRGMDESDQYKEEAAQIAAEKASGTKPSAKRGTLRLLLQYPKQLAMVFGLAIGGTVAFYTYTTYLQKYMINTSGIAPETVAWINFAALFIYMLLQPVAGLISDRIGRRKVMLFFGVGSTVLTVPILTVLGNTTNAFVAFGLMMTGLVIVTAYSALSAIVKAELFPTKVRALGVGLPHAITAALFSGTAEPLALALKQAGHESAFFYYVVGCSALTLVAALFMAKGKGGTTLDPETENHARDGREEDRDDRRLERV; this is encoded by the coding sequence ATGCGACACACGACTTCGAACCCAACGTCGTCGACCGGCGAGAGGCGGGTTGTAGCGAACGTGGTTCGCGGCTGCATCGGCAACCTCGTGGAGTGGTACGACTGGTTCGTCTATGCAGCGTTCAGCGTGTTCTTCGCGGCGTCCTTCTTCCCGCAGAGCAGCACGACTGCCCAGCTTCTCTCCACGGCACTGGTTTTCGCCGTCGGATTCCTGATGCGCCCGATCGGTGGCTACATCTTGGGTCGATACGCGGACAGGTACGGGCGCAAGAACGCTCTGACGTTGTCGGTGCTGATGATGGCCGCAGGATCGTTGATCATCGCTGCGACACCGAGTTTCGAGGCGATTGGAATGCTCGCCCCGGCGTTGCTGGTGATGGCGCGGCTGATCCAGGGACTCTCCGTGGGAGGCGAATTCGCTTCCAGCGCGACGTACCTGTCCGAGGTCGCGACGCCCGGCCGACGCGGCTTCTACTCGAGCTTCCAGTACGTGTCGATCATTCTGGGTCAGCTCGCCGCGCTCGGCGTCCAGATCATTCTGCTGCAGCTTCTGACCATCGACCAGATGCAGGCCTGGGGTTGGCGTATTCCGTTCGTGATCGGCGCGATCGCCGCCGTGACCGTGATGCTCTTCCGTCGTGGGATGGACGAGTCGGACCAGTACAAGGAGGAAGCGGCCCAGATTGCTGCCGAGAAGGCATCCGGCACGAAGCCGTCGGCCAAGCGCGGCACCCTCCGCCTGCTGCTGCAGTACCCGAAGCAGCTCGCGATGGTGTTCGGCCTCGCGATCGGCGGCACCGTCGCGTTCTACACGTACACCACGTACCTGCAGAAGTACATGATCAACACCTCGGGGATCGCCCCGGAAACGGTGGCGTGGATCAACTTCGCCGCACTGTTCATCTACATGCTGCTGCAGCCCGTGGCCGGACTGATCTCCGACCGCATCGGTCGCCGCAAGGTCATGCTGTTCTTCGGTGTCGGCTCGACCGTGCTGACCGTCCCGATCCTGACCGTTCTCGGCAACACCACCAACGCGTTCGTCGCGTTCGGCCTGATGATGACCGGACTGGTCATCGTGACCGCCTACAGCGCGCTGAGCGCGATCGTCAAGGCGGAACTGTTCCCGACGAAGGTCCGCGCGCTCGGTGTCGGGTTGCCGCATGCGATCACCGCCGCCCTGTTCAGTGGCACGGCCGAGCCTCTCGCGCTCGCTCTCAAGCAGGCCGGACATGAATCGGCGTTCTTCTACTACGTCGTAGGTTGCTCGGCGCTGACCCTGGTTGCCGCGCTGTTCATGGCCAAGGGCAAGGGCGGCACCACCCTCGATCCCGAGACGGAGAATCACGCCCGCGACGGACGCGAGGAAGACCGCGACGACCGCCGACTCGAGCGTGTCTGA
- a CDS encoding thiamine pyrophosphate-binding protein, which produces MQTVEKETPVWQKEIFEILKSGDVKQITYVPDAGHSHAIREAQQDPDIRDVVLTTEEEGVAVVSGAWLGGQRSVLLMQSSGVGNCVNMFSLLEMCKFPFLTLVTMRGEYAEFNPWQSPMGQATQAALEIMGITVHRADHPDEVADVVAAAFDSAFLAGERVAVLLGQSLIGRKKWENM; this is translated from the coding sequence ATGCAGACCGTCGAGAAAGAGACTCCGGTATGGCAGAAGGAGATCTTCGAGATCCTGAAGTCCGGAGACGTCAAACAGATTACCTACGTCCCCGATGCCGGACATTCCCACGCCATCCGTGAGGCACAACAGGACCCCGACATCCGAGATGTCGTGCTGACCACCGAGGAAGAAGGTGTCGCGGTCGTCAGCGGAGCATGGCTCGGCGGCCAACGGTCGGTTCTGCTCATGCAGAGCAGCGGAGTGGGTAACTGCGTCAACATGTTCTCGCTGTTGGAGATGTGCAAGTTCCCGTTTCTGACGCTGGTCACCATGCGGGGGGAGTACGCCGAGTTCAACCCGTGGCAAAGCCCGATGGGACAAGCCACTCAGGCGGCTCTGGAAATCATGGGGATCACCGTTCACCGCGCAGATCATCCCGACGAAGTCGCAGATGTGGTCGCGGCGGCCTTCGACTCCGCGTTCCTGGCCGGTGAGCGCGTCGCAGTCCTCCTGGGCCAGAGCCTGATCGGACGCAAGAAGTGGGAGAACATGTGA
- a CDS encoding thiamine pyrophosphate-dependent enzyme: protein MSADTTSRIDRRLFVADLLSEVPDALMVTGLGSPSYDVCAAGARPRIFYLWGAMGAATPLGLGLALAQPDESVVVITGDGEQLMGIGALGTIAVQAPPNLTIVVLDNGHFGETGMQPSHSSLGTDLCSVAQGFGIETTLRIDSHDGYAQIGDHVRARRGTTFAQVLISSAEAPRVLPPRDGIHVKNIFRAELGFSPF from the coding sequence ATGAGTGCCGATACTACATCCAGGATCGATCGACGCCTCTTCGTGGCAGACCTGCTGTCCGAGGTACCCGACGCGCTCATGGTCACCGGGCTGGGGTCGCCCTCCTACGACGTGTGTGCCGCCGGCGCCAGGCCGCGCATCTTCTATCTGTGGGGTGCCATGGGCGCCGCAACACCGCTCGGACTCGGTCTCGCGCTGGCGCAGCCCGACGAATCCGTTGTAGTGATCACCGGCGACGGCGAACAACTGATGGGAATCGGCGCACTCGGGACGATCGCCGTCCAGGCTCCGCCCAATCTCACCATCGTGGTACTCGACAACGGCCACTTCGGCGAGACCGGGATGCAGCCGAGTCACTCCAGTCTCGGAACCGACCTTTGCTCAGTGGCACAGGGATTCGGAATCGAGACGACATTGAGGATCGACTCGCACGACGGGTACGCGCAGATCGGCGACCACGTCCGCGCTCGTCGCGGAACGACGTTCGCGCAGGTACTCATCTCGAGTGCAGAAGCCCCGCGTGTGCTACCCCCGCGCGACGGCATCCACGTCAAGAACATCTTCCGGGCCGAACTCGGGTTCTCCCCCTTCTGA
- a CDS encoding aldehyde dehydrogenase family protein encodes MQRYPLHIDGTQRHPRDDRWITSDNPYTGKPWAEIARGNDNDVDEAVRAAHCAFTEGPWSSTTATDRGRVLRDIGDRIAEDADRLARIEVQDNGKLLSEMGGQVDYVPQWFYYYGGLADKIEGTVLPLDKKGYFAYTRREPIGVVAVITPWNSPLLLLAWKLAPALAAGCTVVIKPSEFTSASTLELVKLLEEAGLPPGVVNVVTGFGDEVGSPLVVLC; translated from the coding sequence ATGCAGCGATATCCGCTCCACATCGACGGCACACAGCGGCACCCCCGGGACGATCGCTGGATCACCAGCGACAACCCGTACACCGGTAAGCCGTGGGCAGAGATCGCGCGGGGAAACGACAACGATGTCGACGAGGCCGTTCGGGCCGCCCACTGCGCGTTCACCGAAGGCCCGTGGTCGAGCACGACCGCGACCGACCGCGGGCGGGTATTGCGCGACATCGGTGACCGCATCGCCGAGGACGCCGATCGGCTCGCCCGAATCGAAGTGCAAGACAACGGAAAACTGCTCTCCGAGATGGGTGGGCAGGTCGACTACGTCCCGCAGTGGTTCTACTACTACGGGGGGCTGGCCGACAAGATCGAGGGCACCGTGCTCCCTCTCGACAAGAAGGGCTACTTCGCCTACACCAGGCGCGAGCCCATCGGGGTCGTCGCCGTCATCACCCCGTGGAATTCGCCGCTGCTGCTCCTGGCGTGGAAACTGGCGCCTGCCCTGGCGGCGGGATGCACGGTGGTGATCAAACCGTCCGAGTTCACTTCGGCATCCACCCTCGAACTGGTGAAACTTCTCGAAGAAGCGGGCCTGCCGCCGGGAGTGGTCAACGTGGTCACCGGATTCGGCGACGAGGTCGGCAGCCCCCTAGTAGTACTTTGTTAG
- a CDS encoding IS701 family transposase: MDTAALARVGEQLDTFVGEVFSSLARKDQREKAGLYARGLMLDGRRKSMQPMAQRLQVDHQQLQQFVTTSPWDVVPVRKTLSRKACDLIAPDAWVIDDTGFVKDGDRSPGVARQYSGTLGKVGNCQIAVSVHAATDAASAPLDWRLFLPQSWDDRSTTDPDAVAEIAARRKRSAIPDAEQHRTKWEMAIEMIDELIEWGRIPPTTVADAGYGDATAFRLSLTERGIDYVVAVKGSTSAFPGDAVPETPPYSGRGRQPAPRYPGPAASCKDLVLAAGRKALRTVTWRRGGKADPTNPTAAMRSRFAALRLRPANRDIPRADDGTLPELWLLAEWPAGADEPTDYWLSTLPADTPLKELVRLAKLRWRVEHDYRELKTGLGLDHFEGRSWLGWHHHATLVTAAHLFLTTLRLTDPKAAGQD, translated from the coding sequence ATGGATACAGCCGCTCTCGCCCGGGTCGGGGAACAGTTGGATACGTTTGTCGGTGAGGTGTTCTCGTCGCTGGCACGGAAGGATCAACGGGAGAAGGCGGGGCTGTATGCGCGGGGGTTGATGCTCGACGGCCGGCGGAAGTCGATGCAGCCGATGGCGCAGCGGTTGCAGGTCGACCATCAACAGTTGCAGCAGTTCGTGACGACCTCGCCGTGGGACGTGGTTCCGGTACGGAAAACCCTCTCCCGCAAAGCGTGCGATCTGATCGCCCCGGATGCGTGGGTCATCGACGACACCGGGTTCGTCAAGGACGGCGACCGCTCGCCGGGTGTGGCCCGGCAGTACTCGGGCACCCTCGGCAAGGTCGGCAACTGCCAGATCGCGGTCAGCGTGCACGCGGCCACCGATGCCGCGTCGGCCCCGTTGGACTGGCGACTGTTCCTGCCGCAGAGCTGGGACGATCGGTCCACCACCGATCCCGATGCGGTCGCGGAGATCGCCGCCCGCAGGAAGCGGTCCGCGATCCCCGACGCGGAGCAGCACCGCACCAAGTGGGAGATGGCGATCGAGATGATCGACGAGCTGATCGAGTGGGGCCGGATTCCGCCGACCACGGTGGCGGACGCCGGCTACGGCGACGCCACCGCCTTCCGGCTCTCGCTGACCGAGCGGGGCATCGACTACGTCGTCGCCGTCAAGGGGTCCACCAGCGCCTTTCCCGGCGACGCGGTCCCCGAGACACCTCCCTACAGCGGGCGCGGACGGCAACCGGCCCCGCGCTACCCGGGACCGGCCGCCAGCTGCAAGGACCTGGTCCTGGCCGCCGGACGGAAGGCCCTGCGGACGGTGACCTGGCGCCGCGGCGGCAAGGCCGACCCGACCAATCCGACCGCGGCGATGCGCTCGCGGTTCGCCGCACTGCGCCTCCGCCCGGCGAACCGCGACATTCCCCGCGCCGACGACGGCACCCTGCCCGAGCTCTGGTTGCTCGCCGAGTGGCCCGCCGGCGCCGACGAACCGACCGACTACTGGCTCTCCACCCTGCCCGCCGACACCCCACTGAAAGAACTCGTGCGCCTGGCGAAACTCCGCTGGCGCGTCGAGCACGATTACCGGGAGCTGAAAACCGGTCTCGGACTGGATCATTTCGAGGGTCGTTCCTGGCTGGGCTGGCATCACCACGCCACCCTGGTCACCGCCGCTCACCTATTCCTCACCACCCTCCGACTCACCGACCCAAAAGCAGCTGGGCAGGACTGA